In the Caenorhabditis elegans chromosome X genome, one interval contains:
- the eor-2 gene encoding EOR-2 (Confirmed by transcript evidence), protein MDQRNQKSLLPDFSANGFSGQFNGIPHGNTNAIMSTIQSLQMHSMGNQLLPHGDLQTDLQNQFLIEQFQLRAMQSMYNTFNNGNQKQPQASLTMSQFNSMTGNEPSTSSNVFSASIPTTSGTQINASQPMIPTTSMHNLAVQSSMMLENKLGQNLNLKTTQLAQTTIPQAQAAVEDWMKNICVDSLLDPKQAKTPSTTPSAQVSAGTTFNSTPAVSCATPLTATVSLATKPSEPSAASSMPTSSESVDATKGDAIDFDDEAHDDVDNIFGLSLSESDVRSGSMYRRPDSADRVHSPIDFTPPDSPQAELTFDEIFGISAPSTSAKAATKEKPVPKPRSEMVFHDVPSTSKDATPQRVPKPAPTAASKEEDDFVNNFVKPQNVPVYKQKAALMSLEARENARKEDPNYDAFEFEDDDDFVFGGPSADLRREPELTKKIEQKAKSVYITGVGFSIRNDKEKEYSSKKYYSKPSATHQPNFNDTINEKAFFTTADEIRAQKDQQLVCAFLKPEQVTSTECVRNMRKVTREEPMLPKFIIRVEQVQNQHEEPMTRRRYKRKKNKSDNDDSDFEDVAYRKRKTAKKVYTMHKENDPTFRRTVLDFSIGPCVSDEEKKRVSMFGPAEGILPKGTYVICKADMLKEDCAVWRVDNQNLLQKFPPFRDSKANRLVYRSSSTYSGWCEQISSQYFRVAVKIIKQTRSETTVEPEVPLAELFPASSVEWFKNPGTVFFEEETKVEPIDDDSILTEPRRVSLNTLVNAYLTQVFTKTHVESLIDDKDWTYSRSIAELETNNKQCEGLIKKRIPVEPKHNRWIAKYTRLAISKSSFHCFTKCQICKRKKPRRVIHFFDKTSCNEKLLVENLSSDIHDENEDDEEYPIVSDAISCGRCSMAVDFLHRMHHIKFHMLRICEDKLEEIGTSDIDLTSDKIVEKAKADKVWTLGVIQKYCDLWDQVRYEFRDV, encoded by the exons ATGGATCAACGTAATCAAAAATCTTTGCTGCCCGACTTTTCGGCAAATGGGTTTTCCGGGCAGTTTAATG GAATTCCTCATGGAAATACCAACGCAATTATGTCAACAATTCAGTCGTTGCAAATGCACAGCATGGGCAATCAGTTGTTGCCTCATGGCGATCTCCAAACCGATCTCCAAAATCAGTTTCTTATTGAGCAA TTCCAACTAAGAGCAATGCAATCGATGTACAACACTTTTAACAACGGAAACCAGAAGCAACCTCAAGCAAGTCTTACAATGTCGCAGTTCAACTCAATGACTGGGAATGAGCCATCTACCTCAAGCAACGTGTTCTCCGCATCCATTCCAACTACTTCAGGAACACAAATT AACGCATCTCAACCTATGATTCCCACCACATCAATGCATAATCTCGCTGTTCAGAGCTCTATGATGCTCGAAAACAAACTAGgacaaaatttaaatcta aaaactacCCAACTCGCACAAACGACCATACCTCAGGCACAAGCTGCTGTTGAAGATTGGATGAAAAACATTTGTGTGGATTCTTTACTCGACCCGAAACAAGCAAAGACACCATCAACAACACCATCTGCACAAGTTTCAGCTGGAACCACATTCAATAGTACTCCAGCAGTATCTTGTGCCACCCCACTGACGGCAACTGTAAGCCTGGCGACTAAACCTTCGGAACCATCTGCTGCTTCGTCTATGCCGACGTCTTCGGAATCGGTGGACGCGACGAAAGGGGACGCGATCGACTTTGATGATGAAGCGCATGATGATGTAGACAATATTTTTGGATTATCACTTTCGGAAAGTGACGTGAGGTCCGGCTCGATGTATCGACGGCCCGATTCGGCGGATCGTGTTCATAGTCCTATTGAT TTTACGCCACCCGACTCTCCCCAAGCTGAACTGACATTTGACGAAATATTTGGAATATCAGCACCATCGACATCTGCAAAAGCCGCCACCAAAGAAAAGCCAGTACCGAAACCAAGGAGTGAAATGGTATTTCATGATGTTCCATCCACAAGTAAAGACG CTACTCCACAAAGAGTCCCGAAACCTGCTCCAACCGCTGCATCAAAAGAAGAGGATGACTTTGTCAACAACTTCGTTAAACCACAAAAT gTTCCTGTGTACAAACAAAAAGCTGCCCTCATGTCCCTTGAAGCAAGAGAAAACGCTCGGAAAGAAGATCCAAACTATGATGCTTTTGAGTTTGAGGATGACGATGATTTCGTGTTTGGTGGGCCTTCGGCAGATTTGAGGCGTGAGCCTGAGCTTACGAAGAAGATTGAACAGAAGGCGAAAAGTGTATACATAACTGGAGTAGGGTTTTCAATTCGAAATGATAAAGAAAAGGAGTATAGTAGTAAGAAATATTATTCCAAACCATCAGCAACTCATCAGCCGAATTTCAATGACACAATTAATG AGAAAGCATTTTTCACGACAGCTGATGAAATTCGTGCTCAAAAAGATCAGCAACTGGTTTGCGCATTCTTAAAACCCGAACAAGTTACCAGCACAGAATGCGTGAGGAATATGAGAAAAGTGACACGAGAAGAGCCAATGCTTCCGAAATTTATAATAAGGGTTGAGCAAGTGCAAAACCAGCATGAAGAACCAATGACTAGAAGGCGATataaaagaaagaagaacaaAAGTGATAATGACGACTCGGATTTTGAAGATGTGGCGTATAGGAAGAGGAAAACGGCAAAGAAAGT TTACACAATGCACAAAGAAAATGATCCCACTTTTCGACGAACTGTCTTGGACTTTTCAATTGGTCCATGCGTCTCTGATGAAGAAAAGAAGCGCGTCAGCATGTTTGGCCCGGCTGAAGGAATTTTACCC AAAGGAACATATGTAATATGCAAAGCTGACATGCTGAAAGAAGATTGCGCTGTATGGAGAGTTGACAATCAGAATTTACTTCAGAAGTTTCCTCCGTTTAGAGATAGCAAAGCTAATCGACTAGTCTATCGCAGTAGTAGTACG tATTCGGGATGGTGCGAACAAATCTCATCACAATACTTCCGGGTCGctgtgaaaattatcaaacagACACGTTCCGAGACAACAGTGGAGCCCGAAGTCCCCCTTGCCGAACTGTTTCCGGCGTCCTCTGTGGAATGGTTCAAGAATCCTGGGACTGTGTTTTTTGAAg AAGAGACGAAGGTTGAGCCAATAGACGATGATTCAATTTTAACGGAGCCAAGACGAGTCTCCCTAAACACTCTTGTCAACGCGTACCTAACACAGGTGTTTACAAAAACCCACGTGGAAAGCCTCATAGATGATAAAG ATTGGACCTATTCTCGTTCAATAGCAGAACTCGAAACCAACAACAAACAATGCGAAGGGCTGATCAAAAAACGCATACCTGTCGAGCCGAAACACAATCGATGGATTGCGAAATACACTAGATTGGCCATATCAAAATCATCATTTCACTGCTTTACAAAGTGTCAG atttgcaAACGGAAAAAGCCGCGGAGAGTGATTCACTTTTTCGACAAAACATCTTGCAATGAAAAACTGCTTGTGGAGAATCTATCAAGCGATATCCATGATGAAAATGAAGACGATGAAGAATATCCAATTGTATCTGATGCGATATCGTGTGGTCGGTGTTCAATGGCAGTTGACTTTCTTCACCGCATGCATCATATTAAATTCCATATGCTTAGGATATGTGAGGATAAg CTAGAAGAAATTGGTACATCTGATATCGACTTGACATCCGATAAGATTGTGGAGAAAGCGAAAGCCGACAAAGTCTGGACGCTTGGtgtcattcaaaaatattgcgaTTTATGGGATCAAGTCCGTTACGAGTTTCGCGATGTGTAA
- the eor-2 gene encoding EOR-2 (Confirmed by transcript evidence) produces the protein MDQRNQKSLLPDFSANGFSGQFNGIPHGNTNAIMSTIQSLQMHSMGNQLLPHGDLQTDLQNQFLIEQFQLRAMQSMYNTFNNGNQKQPQASLTMSQFNSMTGNEPSTSSNVFSASIPTTSGTQINASQPMIPTTSMHNLAVQSSMMLENKLGQNLNLFQKTTQLAQTTIPQAQAAVEDWMKNICVDSLLDPKQAKTPSTTPSAQVSAGTTFNSTPAVSCATPLTATVSLATKPSEPSAASSMPTSSESVDATKGDAIDFDDEAHDDVDNIFGLSLSESDVRSGSMYRRPDSADRVHSPIDFTPPDSPQAELTFDEIFGISAPSTSAKAATKEKPVPKPRSEMVFHDVPSTSKDATPQRVPKPAPTAASKEEDDFVNNFVKPQNVPVYKQKAALMSLEARENARKEDPNYDAFEFEDDDDFVFGGPSADLRREPELTKKIEQKAKSVYITGVGFSIRNDKEKEYSSKKYYSKPSATHQPNFNDTINEKAFFTTADEIRAQKDQQLVCAFLKPEQVTSTECVRNMRKVTREEPMLPKFIIRVEQVQNQHEEPMTRRRYKRKKNKSDNDDSDFEDVAYRKRKTAKKVYTMHKENDPTFRRTVLDFSIGPCVSDEEKKRVSMFGPAEGILPKGTYVICKADMLKEDCAVWRVDNQNLLQKFPPFRDSKANRLVYRSSSTYSGWCEQISSQYFRVAVKIIKQTRSETTVEPEVPLAELFPASSVEWFKNPGTVFFEEETKVEPIDDDSILTEPRRVSLNTLVNAYLTQVFTKTHVESLIDDKDWTYSRSIAELETNNKQCEGLIKKRIPVEPKHNRWIAKYTRLAISKSSFHCFTKCQICKRKKPRRVIHFFDKTSCNEKLLVENLSSDIHDENEDDEEYPIVSDAISCGRCSMAVDFLHRMHHIKFHMLRICEDKLEEIGTSDIDLTSDKIVEKAKADKVWTLGVIQKYCDLWDQVRYEFRDV, from the exons ATGGATCAACGTAATCAAAAATCTTTGCTGCCCGACTTTTCGGCAAATGGGTTTTCCGGGCAGTTTAATG GAATTCCTCATGGAAATACCAACGCAATTATGTCAACAATTCAGTCGTTGCAAATGCACAGCATGGGCAATCAGTTGTTGCCTCATGGCGATCTCCAAACCGATCTCCAAAATCAGTTTCTTATTGAGCAA TTCCAACTAAGAGCAATGCAATCGATGTACAACACTTTTAACAACGGAAACCAGAAGCAACCTCAAGCAAGTCTTACAATGTCGCAGTTCAACTCAATGACTGGGAATGAGCCATCTACCTCAAGCAACGTGTTCTCCGCATCCATTCCAACTACTTCAGGAACACAAATT AACGCATCTCAACCTATGATTCCCACCACATCAATGCATAATCTCGCTGTTCAGAGCTCTATGATGCTCGAAAACAAACTAGgacaaaatttaaatcta tttcagaaaactacCCAACTCGCACAAACGACCATACCTCAGGCACAAGCTGCTGTTGAAGATTGGATGAAAAACATTTGTGTGGATTCTTTACTCGACCCGAAACAAGCAAAGACACCATCAACAACACCATCTGCACAAGTTTCAGCTGGAACCACATTCAATAGTACTCCAGCAGTATCTTGTGCCACCCCACTGACGGCAACTGTAAGCCTGGCGACTAAACCTTCGGAACCATCTGCTGCTTCGTCTATGCCGACGTCTTCGGAATCGGTGGACGCGACGAAAGGGGACGCGATCGACTTTGATGATGAAGCGCATGATGATGTAGACAATATTTTTGGATTATCACTTTCGGAAAGTGACGTGAGGTCCGGCTCGATGTATCGACGGCCCGATTCGGCGGATCGTGTTCATAGTCCTATTGAT TTTACGCCACCCGACTCTCCCCAAGCTGAACTGACATTTGACGAAATATTTGGAATATCAGCACCATCGACATCTGCAAAAGCCGCCACCAAAGAAAAGCCAGTACCGAAACCAAGGAGTGAAATGGTATTTCATGATGTTCCATCCACAAGTAAAGACG CTACTCCACAAAGAGTCCCGAAACCTGCTCCAACCGCTGCATCAAAAGAAGAGGATGACTTTGTCAACAACTTCGTTAAACCACAAAAT gTTCCTGTGTACAAACAAAAAGCTGCCCTCATGTCCCTTGAAGCAAGAGAAAACGCTCGGAAAGAAGATCCAAACTATGATGCTTTTGAGTTTGAGGATGACGATGATTTCGTGTTTGGTGGGCCTTCGGCAGATTTGAGGCGTGAGCCTGAGCTTACGAAGAAGATTGAACAGAAGGCGAAAAGTGTATACATAACTGGAGTAGGGTTTTCAATTCGAAATGATAAAGAAAAGGAGTATAGTAGTAAGAAATATTATTCCAAACCATCAGCAACTCATCAGCCGAATTTCAATGACACAATTAATG AGAAAGCATTTTTCACGACAGCTGATGAAATTCGTGCTCAAAAAGATCAGCAACTGGTTTGCGCATTCTTAAAACCCGAACAAGTTACCAGCACAGAATGCGTGAGGAATATGAGAAAAGTGACACGAGAAGAGCCAATGCTTCCGAAATTTATAATAAGGGTTGAGCAAGTGCAAAACCAGCATGAAGAACCAATGACTAGAAGGCGATataaaagaaagaagaacaaAAGTGATAATGACGACTCGGATTTTGAAGATGTGGCGTATAGGAAGAGGAAAACGGCAAAGAAAGT TTACACAATGCACAAAGAAAATGATCCCACTTTTCGACGAACTGTCTTGGACTTTTCAATTGGTCCATGCGTCTCTGATGAAGAAAAGAAGCGCGTCAGCATGTTTGGCCCGGCTGAAGGAATTTTACCC AAAGGAACATATGTAATATGCAAAGCTGACATGCTGAAAGAAGATTGCGCTGTATGGAGAGTTGACAATCAGAATTTACTTCAGAAGTTTCCTCCGTTTAGAGATAGCAAAGCTAATCGACTAGTCTATCGCAGTAGTAGTACG tATTCGGGATGGTGCGAACAAATCTCATCACAATACTTCCGGGTCGctgtgaaaattatcaaacagACACGTTCCGAGACAACAGTGGAGCCCGAAGTCCCCCTTGCCGAACTGTTTCCGGCGTCCTCTGTGGAATGGTTCAAGAATCCTGGGACTGTGTTTTTTGAAg AAGAGACGAAGGTTGAGCCAATAGACGATGATTCAATTTTAACGGAGCCAAGACGAGTCTCCCTAAACACTCTTGTCAACGCGTACCTAACACAGGTGTTTACAAAAACCCACGTGGAAAGCCTCATAGATGATAAAG ATTGGACCTATTCTCGTTCAATAGCAGAACTCGAAACCAACAACAAACAATGCGAAGGGCTGATCAAAAAACGCATACCTGTCGAGCCGAAACACAATCGATGGATTGCGAAATACACTAGATTGGCCATATCAAAATCATCATTTCACTGCTTTACAAAGTGTCAG atttgcaAACGGAAAAAGCCGCGGAGAGTGATTCACTTTTTCGACAAAACATCTTGCAATGAAAAACTGCTTGTGGAGAATCTATCAAGCGATATCCATGATGAAAATGAAGACGATGAAGAATATCCAATTGTATCTGATGCGATATCGTGTGGTCGGTGTTCAATGGCAGTTGACTTTCTTCACCGCATGCATCATATTAAATTCCATATGCTTAGGATATGTGAGGATAAg CTAGAAGAAATTGGTACATCTGATATCGACTTGACATCCGATAAGATTGTGGAGAAAGCGAAAGCCGACAAAGTCTGGACGCTTGGtgtcattcaaaaatattgcgaTTTATGGGATCAAGTCCGTTACGAGTTTCGCGATGTGTAA
- the eor-2 gene encoding EOR-2 (Confirmed by transcript evidence) — protein MDQRNQKSLLPDFSANGFSGQFNGIPHGNTNAIMSTIQSLQMHSMGNQLLPHGDLQTDLQNQFLIEQFQLRAMQSMYNTFNNGNQKQPQASLTMSQFNSMTGNEPSTSSNVFSASIPTTSGTQINASQPMIPTTSMHNLAVQSSMMLENKLGQNLNLKTTQLAQTTIPQAQAAVEDWMKNICVDSLLDPKQAKTPSTTPSAQVSAGTTFNSTPAVSCATPLTATVSLATKPSEPSAASSMPTSSESVDATKGDAIDFDDEAHDDVDNIFGLSLSESDVRSGSMYRRPDSADRVHSPIDFTPPDSPQAELTFDEIFGISAPSTSAKAATKEKPVPKPRSEMVFHDVPSTSKDDIATGTRGNKEFPAIATPQRVPKPAPTAASKEEDDFVNNFVKPQNVPVYKQKAALMSLEARENARKEDPNYDAFEFEDDDDFVFGGPSADLRREPELTKKIEQKAKSVYITGVGFSIRNDKEKEYSSKKYYSKPSATHQPNFNDTINEKAFFTTADEIRAQKDQQLVCAFLKPEQVTSTECVRNMRKVTREEPMLPKFIIRVEQVQNQHEEPMTRRRYKRKKNKSDNDDSDFEDVAYRKRKTAKKVYTMHKENDPTFRRTVLDFSIGPCVSDEEKKRVSMFGPAEGILPKGTYVICKADMLKEDCAVWRVDNQNLLQKFPPFRDSKANRLVYRSSSTYSGWCEQISSQYFRVAVKIIKQTRSETTVEPEVPLAELFPASSVEWFKNPGTVFFEEETKVEPIDDDSILTEPRRVSLNTLVNAYLTQVFTKTHVESLIDDKDWTYSRSIAELETNNKQCEGLIKKRIPVEPKHNRWIAKYTRLAISKSSFHCFTKCQICKRKKPRRVIHFFDKTSCNEKLLVENLSSDIHDENEDDEEYPIVSDAISCGRCSMAVDFLHRMHHIKFHMLRICEDKLEEIGTSDIDLTSDKIVEKAKADKVWTLGVIQKYCDLWDQVRYEFRDV, from the exons ATGGATCAACGTAATCAAAAATCTTTGCTGCCCGACTTTTCGGCAAATGGGTTTTCCGGGCAGTTTAATG GAATTCCTCATGGAAATACCAACGCAATTATGTCAACAATTCAGTCGTTGCAAATGCACAGCATGGGCAATCAGTTGTTGCCTCATGGCGATCTCCAAACCGATCTCCAAAATCAGTTTCTTATTGAGCAA TTCCAACTAAGAGCAATGCAATCGATGTACAACACTTTTAACAACGGAAACCAGAAGCAACCTCAAGCAAGTCTTACAATGTCGCAGTTCAACTCAATGACTGGGAATGAGCCATCTACCTCAAGCAACGTGTTCTCCGCATCCATTCCAACTACTTCAGGAACACAAATT AACGCATCTCAACCTATGATTCCCACCACATCAATGCATAATCTCGCTGTTCAGAGCTCTATGATGCTCGAAAACAAACTAGgacaaaatttaaatcta aaaactacCCAACTCGCACAAACGACCATACCTCAGGCACAAGCTGCTGTTGAAGATTGGATGAAAAACATTTGTGTGGATTCTTTACTCGACCCGAAACAAGCAAAGACACCATCAACAACACCATCTGCACAAGTTTCAGCTGGAACCACATTCAATAGTACTCCAGCAGTATCTTGTGCCACCCCACTGACGGCAACTGTAAGCCTGGCGACTAAACCTTCGGAACCATCTGCTGCTTCGTCTATGCCGACGTCTTCGGAATCGGTGGACGCGACGAAAGGGGACGCGATCGACTTTGATGATGAAGCGCATGATGATGTAGACAATATTTTTGGATTATCACTTTCGGAAAGTGACGTGAGGTCCGGCTCGATGTATCGACGGCCCGATTCGGCGGATCGTGTTCATAGTCCTATTGAT TTTACGCCACCCGACTCTCCCCAAGCTGAACTGACATTTGACGAAATATTTGGAATATCAGCACCATCGACATCTGCAAAAGCCGCCACCAAAGAAAAGCCAGTACCGAAACCAAGGAGTGAAATGGTATTTCATGATGTTCCATCCACAAGTAAAGACG ATATCGCTACAGGGACGCGCGGCAATAAGGAATTTCCGGCAATAG CTACTCCACAAAGAGTCCCGAAACCTGCTCCAACCGCTGCATCAAAAGAAGAGGATGACTTTGTCAACAACTTCGTTAAACCACAAAAT gTTCCTGTGTACAAACAAAAAGCTGCCCTCATGTCCCTTGAAGCAAGAGAAAACGCTCGGAAAGAAGATCCAAACTATGATGCTTTTGAGTTTGAGGATGACGATGATTTCGTGTTTGGTGGGCCTTCGGCAGATTTGAGGCGTGAGCCTGAGCTTACGAAGAAGATTGAACAGAAGGCGAAAAGTGTATACATAACTGGAGTAGGGTTTTCAATTCGAAATGATAAAGAAAAGGAGTATAGTAGTAAGAAATATTATTCCAAACCATCAGCAACTCATCAGCCGAATTTCAATGACACAATTAATG AGAAAGCATTTTTCACGACAGCTGATGAAATTCGTGCTCAAAAAGATCAGCAACTGGTTTGCGCATTCTTAAAACCCGAACAAGTTACCAGCACAGAATGCGTGAGGAATATGAGAAAAGTGACACGAGAAGAGCCAATGCTTCCGAAATTTATAATAAGGGTTGAGCAAGTGCAAAACCAGCATGAAGAACCAATGACTAGAAGGCGATataaaagaaagaagaacaaAAGTGATAATGACGACTCGGATTTTGAAGATGTGGCGTATAGGAAGAGGAAAACGGCAAAGAAAGT TTACACAATGCACAAAGAAAATGATCCCACTTTTCGACGAACTGTCTTGGACTTTTCAATTGGTCCATGCGTCTCTGATGAAGAAAAGAAGCGCGTCAGCATGTTTGGCCCGGCTGAAGGAATTTTACCC AAAGGAACATATGTAATATGCAAAGCTGACATGCTGAAAGAAGATTGCGCTGTATGGAGAGTTGACAATCAGAATTTACTTCAGAAGTTTCCTCCGTTTAGAGATAGCAAAGCTAATCGACTAGTCTATCGCAGTAGTAGTACG tATTCGGGATGGTGCGAACAAATCTCATCACAATACTTCCGGGTCGctgtgaaaattatcaaacagACACGTTCCGAGACAACAGTGGAGCCCGAAGTCCCCCTTGCCGAACTGTTTCCGGCGTCCTCTGTGGAATGGTTCAAGAATCCTGGGACTGTGTTTTTTGAAg AAGAGACGAAGGTTGAGCCAATAGACGATGATTCAATTTTAACGGAGCCAAGACGAGTCTCCCTAAACACTCTTGTCAACGCGTACCTAACACAGGTGTTTACAAAAACCCACGTGGAAAGCCTCATAGATGATAAAG ATTGGACCTATTCTCGTTCAATAGCAGAACTCGAAACCAACAACAAACAATGCGAAGGGCTGATCAAAAAACGCATACCTGTCGAGCCGAAACACAATCGATGGATTGCGAAATACACTAGATTGGCCATATCAAAATCATCATTTCACTGCTTTACAAAGTGTCAG atttgcaAACGGAAAAAGCCGCGGAGAGTGATTCACTTTTTCGACAAAACATCTTGCAATGAAAAACTGCTTGTGGAGAATCTATCAAGCGATATCCATGATGAAAATGAAGACGATGAAGAATATCCAATTGTATCTGATGCGATATCGTGTGGTCGGTGTTCAATGGCAGTTGACTTTCTTCACCGCATGCATCATATTAAATTCCATATGCTTAGGATATGTGAGGATAAg CTAGAAGAAATTGGTACATCTGATATCGACTTGACATCCGATAAGATTGTGGAGAAAGCGAAAGCCGACAAAGTCTGGACGCTTGGtgtcattcaaaaatattgcgaTTTATGGGATCAAGTCCGTTACGAGTTTCGCGATGTGTAA
- the eor-2 gene encoding EOR-2 (Confirmed by transcript evidence) translates to MHKENDPTFRRTVLDFSIGPCVSDEEKKRVSMFGPAEGILPKGTYVICKADMLKEDCAVWRVDNQNLLQKFPPFRDSKANRLVYRSSSTYSGWCEQISSQYFRVAVKIIKQTRSETTVEPEVPLAELFPASSVEWFKNPGTVFFEEETKVEPIDDDSILTEPRRVSLNTLVNAYLTQVFTKTHVESLIDDKDWTYSRSIAELETNNKQCEGLIKKRIPVEPKHNRWIAKYTRLAISKSSFHCFTKCQICKRKKPRRVIHFFDKTSCNEKLLVENLSSDIHDENEDDEEYPIVSDAISCGRCSMAVDFLHRMHHIKFHMLRICEDKLEEIGTSDIDLTSDKIVEKAKADKVWTLGVIQKYCDLWDQVRYEFRDV, encoded by the exons ATGCACAAAGAAAATGATCCCACTTTTCGACGAACTGTCTTGGACTTTTCAATTGGTCCATGCGTCTCTGATGAAGAAAAGAAGCGCGTCAGCATGTTTGGCCCGGCTGAAGGAATTTTACCC AAAGGAACATATGTAATATGCAAAGCTGACATGCTGAAAGAAGATTGCGCTGTATGGAGAGTTGACAATCAGAATTTACTTCAGAAGTTTCCTCCGTTTAGAGATAGCAAAGCTAATCGACTAGTCTATCGCAGTAGTAGTACG tATTCGGGATGGTGCGAACAAATCTCATCACAATACTTCCGGGTCGctgtgaaaattatcaaacagACACGTTCCGAGACAACAGTGGAGCCCGAAGTCCCCCTTGCCGAACTGTTTCCGGCGTCCTCTGTGGAATGGTTCAAGAATCCTGGGACTGTGTTTTTTGAAg AAGAGACGAAGGTTGAGCCAATAGACGATGATTCAATTTTAACGGAGCCAAGACGAGTCTCCCTAAACACTCTTGTCAACGCGTACCTAACACAGGTGTTTACAAAAACCCACGTGGAAAGCCTCATAGATGATAAAG ATTGGACCTATTCTCGTTCAATAGCAGAACTCGAAACCAACAACAAACAATGCGAAGGGCTGATCAAAAAACGCATACCTGTCGAGCCGAAACACAATCGATGGATTGCGAAATACACTAGATTGGCCATATCAAAATCATCATTTCACTGCTTTACAAAGTGTCAG atttgcaAACGGAAAAAGCCGCGGAGAGTGATTCACTTTTTCGACAAAACATCTTGCAATGAAAAACTGCTTGTGGAGAATCTATCAAGCGATATCCATGATGAAAATGAAGACGATGAAGAATATCCAATTGTATCTGATGCGATATCGTGTGGTCGGTGTTCAATGGCAGTTGACTTTCTTCACCGCATGCATCATATTAAATTCCATATGCTTAGGATATGTGAGGATAAg CTAGAAGAAATTGGTACATCTGATATCGACTTGACATCCGATAAGATTGTGGAGAAAGCGAAAGCCGACAAAGTCTGGACGCTTGGtgtcattcaaaaatattgcgaTTTATGGGATCAAGTCCGTTACGAGTTTCGCGATGTGTAA